Proteins from a genomic interval of Heteronotia binoei isolate CCM8104 ecotype False Entrance Well chromosome 5, APGP_CSIRO_Hbin_v1, whole genome shotgun sequence:
- the LOC132572320 gene encoding E3 ubiquitin-protein ligase TRIM39-like: protein MATTNPLDNLQVEASCSVCLEYLKDPVMIDCSHNFCRVCITRWWEDLNRDFPCPVCRKTFRHRMLKPNRQLGNMVEIAKQLQVSNKRKVRDENLCEKHHEELRLFCKDDQEAVCLVCEISHEHRSHTVISLDDASIEYKEKLQKCLAPLERKLQDIANCKSREEKKPGELKRKVESRRQLIISEFEELHQFLGEEQQILLSRLEDEEKEILQKLKDNVTQLSEQRLSLNNLIAEIEEKCLESGIEMLKDVKNTLERCEEIQAQEPALISIELEKNFCNFPRQYFILRKIIKGLTGDFTLDPETAHPNLVLSEDRKSVKFVEQRLRDLPDSPRRFSVYPCVLATEGFTSGRHYWEVEVGEKTHWALGVCNDSVSRKGETTSLPETGYWRVRLFNGDKYAATTTPFTPLNVTVKPKRVGVFLDYEAGKLSFYNVTDRSHIYTFIDKFTEKLWPLFYPGIRAGRKNAAPLIIRPPTDWE, encoded by the exons ATGGCCACCACAAACCCTTtggacaacctccaggtggaagccAGCTGCTCCGTCTGCCTGGAGTACCTGAAAGACCCTGTGATGATCGACTGCAGCCACAACTTTTGCCGAGTTTGCATCACCCGCTGGTGGGAGGACTTGAACCGTGACTTCCCTTGCCCTGTCTGCCGCAAGACTTTCCGGCACCGCATGCTGAAGCCCAACCGGCAGCTGGGCAACATGGTGGAGATAGCAAAGCAGTTGCAGGTCAGCAACAAGCGCAAGGTGCGGGACGAGAACTTGTGTGAGAAGCACCATGAGGAGCTCCGCCTTTTCTGCAAGGACGATCAGGAGGCTGTTTGCTTGGTGTGTGAGATTTCCCATGAGCACCGGTCCCACACAGTCATATCCTTGGATGATGCCTCCATTGAATACAAG GAAAAGCTGCAGAAATGTTTGGCGCCGCTGGAACGGAAGCTTCAGGACATTGCTAACTGCAAATCCCGGGAGGAAAAGAAGCCTGGAGAGCTTAAG cGGAAAGTTGAGAGCCGCCGGCAGCTCATCATCAGTGAGTTTGAGGAGCTGCATCAGTTCCTGGGGGAGGAGCAGCAGATTCTGCTTTCACGGCTGGAGGACGAGGAGAAGGAGATCCTTCAGAAGCTGAAGGATAACGTGACCCAGCTGTCAGAGCAGCGGCTCTCCCTCAACAACCTCATCGCGGAGATTGAAGAGAAGTGCTTGGAGTCAGGCATAGAGATGCTCAAG GATGTCAAGAACACTCTGGAAAG ATGTGAGGAGATTCAAGCCCAAGAGCCGGCTCTGATTTCTATCGAGCTGGAGAAGAATTTCTGCAACTTCCCTCGACAGTACTTCATCCTGCGCAAAATCATCAAAGGGCTGACGG GAGATTTTACCCTGGACCCTGAAACAGCCCATCCCAACCTCGTGCTCTCCGAGGACCGCAAGAGCGTCAAGTTTGTGGAGCAGCGTTTGCGAGATCTGCCGGACAGCCCAAGGCGCTTCAGCGTGTACCCTTGCGTCTTGGCAACTGAAGGCTTCACCTCAGGCCGCCACTACTGGGAGGTGGAAGTGGGTGAAAAAACCCACTGGGCTTTGGGGGTTTGTAATGACTCTGTAAGCCGCAAAGGGGAGACAACTTCTCTGCCAGAGACTGGCTACTGGCGAGTGAGACTGTTCAATGGGGACAAGTACGCAGCCACCACTACCCCGTTCACGCCACTCAACGTCACTGTCAAACCCAAGCGAGTGGGCGTTTTCCTAGACTATGAGGCTGGCAAGCTGTCGTTCTACAATGTGACAGACCGCTCCCATATCTATACGTTTATCGACAAGTTCACCGAGAAACTTTGGCCTCTCTTCTATCCAGGGATCCGTGCTGGCCGCAAGAACGCTGCCCCCCTCATCATCAGGCCTCCCACAGACTGGGAGTGA